From a region of the Panicum virgatum strain AP13 chromosome 2K, P.virgatum_v5, whole genome shotgun sequence genome:
- the LOC120695188 gene encoding uncharacterized protein LOC120695188 has product MAAAIIVNFHQQRVIPLTERSLPIFGLTPGVPASGSRMSMVLLPRGIANDLWEIKMRPKPGYLSVGAVKKWKEAEEAAADRKRKRKEKHDKACKIAHAEAKLRPATPESTHEEEDTSDAEVNLPGDDEAATGEDSPPVYQGAGDEDASVMLREARPTPGLLMDPPLAGVERRSPTPAAAGRSSTPMTERRSPLPATGEGTPAQTASRLQADPRMTPLDQSSRGVNVPRARRSGTVKRTFSSLISRSGAVTKDAASLAPAKALKTVARATPHTAPQPPLVVDIVATAAKLREAMPRGAQAAQQARAPGNGGNASQSGVEAATQADAMGEAGRGGADDATRPDVEVKVGRSDADSVAQPVAEEGAGGDAQEHPSS; this is encoded by the exons atggCGGCTGCCATCATTGTGAACTTTCACcagcagagggtgattcctctcacggagaggagccTACCGATCTTCGGCCTCACCCCCGGGGTCCCGGCCTCGGGCTCGAGGATGTCGATGGTGCTGCTCCCCCGAGGCATCGCAAATGATCTCTGGGAGATTAAGATGCGCCCCAAGCCGGGGTACCTTTCAGTG GGG gcggtgaagaagtgGAAAGAGGCAGAGGAGGCGGCTGCcgacaggaagaggaagaggaaagaaaagcACGACAAGGCATGCAAAATTGCTCACGCGGAGGCGAAGCTGCGGCCTGCTACACCCGAGTCCACGCATGAGGAGGAGGacacctcggatgccgaggtcaACCTCCCAGGTGATGACGAGGCGGCGACAGGCGAGGATTCTCCGCCGGTCTATCAAGGGGCTGGCGACGAGGACGCGTCAGTGATGCTGCGTGAGGCGAGGCCCACACCGGGGTTGTTGATGGACCCGCCCCTCGCGGGGGTggagcggaggtcgcccacgccggcggcggccggaagaTCGTCTACGCCCATGacagagcggaggtcgccccTGCCGGCGACGGGTGAGGGGACGCCCGCGCAGACGGCCTCGAGGCTCCAAGCCGATCCGAGGATGACACCCTTGGATCAGTCGTCGAGGGGCGTCAatgtgccgcgggcccgaaggagtGGCACGGTCAAACGCA CCTTTTCTTCCCTGATTTCCCGCTCCGGGGCCGTCACCAAGGATGCAGCCTCGCTCGCGCCGGCCAAAGCCCTCAAGACCGTGgcacgcgccacgccgcacacggcgccgcagcccccgctcGTCGTAGATATTGTGGCGACGGccgcgaagctgcgggaggcGATGCCTCGAGGGGCCCAAGCGGCCCAACAGGCTCGAGCGCCGGGGAATGGGGGCAATGCCAGCCAGAGTGGCGTTGAAGCAGCCACTCAGGCTGACGCCatgggggaggccggccggggtgGCGCAGATGACGCTACCCGGCCGGACGTCGAAGTCAAGGTCGGTCGGAGTGACGCGGATAGCGTCGCTCAGCCGGTCGCAGAAGAAGGAGCTGGTGGGGACGCGCAGGAGCACCCCTCTAGCTAA